A window from Macaca fascicularis isolate 582-1 chromosome 20, T2T-MFA8v1.1 encodes these proteins:
- the LOC102126538 gene encoding cyclin-Y-like protein 1: protein MGNTLSCCLGTNPSPRQGLSRGSAELYCGSDIYEAVASRGAGQGREERRHSRWNMLFPNASPKRGQHRGSEELSCSAEIYEASSSRGAGQGREERRRHRWNMLLPNASPKQSQPGVQWTEPPCSCNITEAEVAVAPHPPAVEPAQSDFGAQEGHDLQHVGDQEMPKDFASDHPRESTLFLRKYQMSVQEKRTSRLYHIPPWHLDRKYSSCSTILLDNSTVSKPDLRHTLESVTLAIYYNIKHR from the exons ATGGGGAACACGCTGAGCTGTTGCTTGGGCACcaaccccagccccaggcagggtCTATCGAGGGGGTCTGCGGAGCTGTACTGTGGCTCTGACATCTATGAGGCGGTGGCAAGCAGAGGTGCAGGCCAAGGCAGAGAGGAGCGGAGGCATAGCAGATGGAATATGCTGTTCCCCAATGCCAGCCCCAAGCGGGGCCAGCACAGGGGGTCTGAGGAGTTGTCCTGCAGCGCTGAAATCTATGAGGCATCGTCAAGCAGAGGTGCAGGCCAAGGCAGAGAGGAGCGGAGGCGCCACAGATGGAACATGCTGCTCCCCAATGCCAGTCCCAAGCAAAGCCAGCCCGGGGTGCAGTGGACGGAACCGCCCTGCAGCTGTAACATCacggaggcggaggtggcagtggcaCCACACCCCCCTGCTGTGGAGCCTGCCCAGTCTGATTTCGGAGCCCAAGAGGGCCATGACCTGCAGCACGTCGGCGACCAGGAGATGCCCAAAG ATTTTGCTTCTGACCATCCAAGGGAAAGCACACTCTTCCTGAGAAAATATCAAATGAGTG tGCAAGAAAAGAGGACCTCTCGCCTATATCAT ATACCTCCATGGCATCTTGATAGAAAATACAGCTCATGTTCCACCATATTGCTAGATAACAGCACAGTCAGCAAACCTGATCTTAGACACACACTGGAAAG
- the LOC123570486 gene encoding LOW QUALITY PROTEIN: putative uncharacterized protein MGC34800 (The sequence of the model RefSeq protein was modified relative to this genomic sequence to represent the inferred CDS: inserted 4 bases in 2 codons; deleted 2 bases in 2 codons; substituted 3 bases at 3 genomic stop codons), with protein sequence MEEELLPPAGTPQQATGGSPTTQTAGGEQQPARDELQRETKQRLQGDLRWAPPAVPVPSTAGAGDGAEHHQVTPRXGSCRQVAGWLCRDPGAAPGHTQXQPRGHQAPRCLPPSLSPEHIXPGEPAAPIEPAPGAAALRRGPCXPRGLWLRVPVPACATSSAPDSPAAPPHSXPWLPPARNRPLPLPPASRVAPLAASLASAPQRWGQGPS encoded by the exons ATGGAGGAGGAGCTGTTGCCCCCTGCAGGGACTCCCCAGCAGGCCACGGGGGGAAGCCCCACGACCCAGACAGCAGGTGGAGAGCAGCAGCCGGCCAGAGACGAACTACAGCGAGAAACT AAGCAGAGACTTCAGGGGGACCTGCGCTGGGCCCCGCCGGCGGTCCCAGTGCCCAGCACCGCAGGAGCTGGAGACGGCGCTGAGCACCACCAGGTGACGCCCCG GGGCTCCTGCAGGCAGGTGGCAGGGTGGCTGTGCCGGGATCCTGGAGCGGCTCCTGGCCACACGCA GCAGCCCCGGGGCCATCAGGCACCGCGGTGCCTGCCGCCCTCGCTCAGCCCTGAGCACATCTGACCTGGC GAGCCAGCTGCCCCCATTGAACCCGCGCCCGGCGCTGCGGCTCTCCGCAGGGGCCCCTGCTGACCCCGCGGGCTCTGGCTCCGGGTTCCTGTCCCAGCCTGCGCCACCTCCAGCGCCCCTGACTCCCCAGCGGCTCCTCCCCACTCCTAGCCTTGGCTGCCCCCAGCGCGGAACCGACCCCTTCCCCTGCCTCCAGCGTCGCGGGTCGCGCCTCTT GCAGCCTCTTTGGCGTCTGCGCCTCAGCGCTGGGGCCAGGGCCCCTCTTGA